One window of the Lytechinus pictus isolate F3 Inbred chromosome 5, Lp3.0, whole genome shotgun sequence genome contains the following:
- the LOC129260436 gene encoding DNA-directed RNA polymerase II subunit GRINL1A-like, whose product MPSPGCKTETRRCENVTLNPRNLIYYKDNIKIYSGVRLSFIRNIMIRQGTAQEKQGDLSDLKEKTTAELIDLLARQEKLLANRNFLMRLQDKGEKVENLAEKLRLLIKEREEVDKAARLFEKMDIGQADSTITHVTERTVIDQSKTSVTGTVKKSNVSDASVVKRENRDKFKPNKDLKSTAIPDGLPRPSIEPSPLRGQGSHERSSMDERDADLSSAKIPPLKNQEAQVVEFSESAKLLEEQKKHAEALVAKQAAERLTERLHIQMGDFIPEVQQGSYRGGEIDSDDEESEEGSDDEGSDDGGEGDGD is encoded by the exons ATTTACTCTGGGGTCAGACTTTCTTTTATCAGGAACATCATGATTCGTCAGGGGACAGCGCAGGAGAAACAAGGAGATCTGAGTGATTTGAAGGAGAAGACAACTGCAGAACTGATTGATTTATTAGCCAGGCAGGAGAAGCTACTAGCAAATAG AAATTTCCTGATGCGATTACAGGACAAGGGGGAAAAAGTGGAAAACCTTGCTGAGAAATTGAGATTACTGATAAAGGAGCGTGAGGAGGTGGACAAAGCTGCAAGACTATTTGAAAAAATGGACATCGGTCAAGCGGATTCAACCATAACTCATGTGACAGAGAGGACGGTAATCGACCAATCTAAAACCAGTGTAACAGGGACGGTTAAGAAAAGTAACGTCTCTGATGCAAGCGTCGTGAAGCGAGAAAATAGAGACAAATTCAAACCGAACAAGGACTTGAAGTCGACTGCGATACCCGATGGCTTGCCAAGACCTTCTATAGAGCCTTCTCCGTTGAGAGGTCAGGGATCACATGAAAGGTCGTCGATGGATGAGAGGGATGCTGACCTGTCGTCAGCGAAGATCCCACCACTGAAGAATCAAGAAGCCCAGGTTGTAGAATTCAGCGAGTCTGCCAAATTACTCGAGGAACAGAAGAAACATGCAGAG GCTTTAGTTGCCAAGCAAGCGGCTGAGAGATTGACAGAAAGGCTccatatccaaatgggtgatTTCATCCCTGAAGTTCAACAAGGAAG ttaCCGAGGCGGTGAaattgatagtgatgatgaggaATCAGAAGAAGGATCAGATGACGAAGGATCGGATGATGGAGGGGAAGGTGATGGTGATTGA